GAAATCAATTTGCAATATCATATGACAAAAGCGGAGAAAGGTGATTGCCTAATTTTCATGTTTTCATAAAAAAATGTTAAAAATGTGAAATGGAGTGATTTTTTTATAGTTTTTGGTCGCCATATTCAGTTGATTATGCTAGTATAAATAGGGTTGATATAGTAGTATAGAGACAGAATGAAAACTGAAAGAGGGTAAGAAGTATGTGTGGTTTTGTAGGATGTTTATGTGAAAACCCTAGAGAGTTTTCAGAAACAGAAAAACATCAATTTGAAAATATGAACACGATGATTTTCCACCGTGGTCCAGATGACGAAGGATATTTTCGTGATGAACATGTACAATTTGGCTTCCGCCGTTTAAGTATCATTGACTTAGAGGCAGGACATCAGCCGCTAACTTATGAAAATGATCGATATGTAATTATTTTTAATGGTGAAATTTACAACTATGTAGAATTACGTGAAATGTTACTTGAAAAAGGTGCAACGTTTGCAACGCAATCTGATACAGAAGTTATCATTGCATTGTATGCACATATGAAAGAAAAATGTGTAGACTATCTTCGTGGTATGTTTGCATTTATGATTTGGGATCGTGAAGAGAAGAAACTTTTCGGTGCACGTGATCATTTCGGTATTAAACCTTTATACATTGCACAACAAGGTGATACTACATTCTTCGCGTCTGAGAAGAAAAGTATTATGCATGTGATGGAAGATAAAGGCGTTAATCCAACGTCGCTACAACATTACTTTACGTACCAATATGGTCCAGAGCCAGAAACATTAACAATTGATGTTAATAAAATCGAACCTGGTCATTATTTCGTAAAAGAAATCGGTAAAGAGATGGAAATCCATCGCTACTGGAAACCTTATTTCAATGCTTCAAGTGCAACGAAAGAGGAGCATATCCAAGCAATTCGTGATGTGTTATATGATTCAGTAAAAGTGCATATGCGCAGTGATGTACCAGTAGGCTCATTCTTATCTGGTGGTATCGATTCATCTATCATCGCTTCTATCGCAAGAGAAATGAATCCAAATCTTTTAACATTCTCTGTTGGTTTTGAGCAACGTGGTTTCAGTGAAGTTGATGTTGCGAAAGAAACTGCTGAGAAATTAGGCGTTAAAAACCATAACGTATTCATTTCAGCGAAAGAGTTTATGGATGAGTTCCCAAAAATCATTTGGCATATGGATGATCCTTTAGCAGATCCAGCAGCTGTACCAT
This Bacillus paramycoides DNA region includes the following protein-coding sequences:
- the asnB gene encoding asparagine synthase (glutamine-hydrolyzing) codes for the protein MCGFVGCLCENPREFSETEKHQFENMNTMIFHRGPDDEGYFRDEHVQFGFRRLSIIDLEAGHQPLTYENDRYVIIFNGEIYNYVELREMLLEKGATFATQSDTEVIIALYAHMKEKCVDYLRGMFAFMIWDREEKKLFGARDHFGIKPLYIAQQGDTTFFASEKKSIMHVMEDKGVNPTSLQHYFTYQYGPEPETLTIDVNKIEPGHYFVKEIGKEMEIHRYWKPYFNASSATKEEHIQAIRDVLYDSVKVHMRSDVPVGSFLSGGIDSSIIASIAREMNPNLLTFSVGFEQRGFSEVDVAKETAEKLGVKNHNVFISAKEFMDEFPKIIWHMDDPLADPAAVPLYFVAKEARKHVTVVLSGEGADELFGGYNIYREPNSLKMFSYIPSPGKSVLKALSGALKEGFKGKSFLERGCTPIEERYYGNAKIFREEEKAELMKYYNESVNYMDITKPLYNEIKDYDDVSKMQYIDMFTWLRGDILLKADKMTMANSLELRVPFLDKEVFDVASKIPTEFKIANGTTKAILREAARGIVPDHVLDRKKLGFPVPIRHWLKDEMHDWAINIINESKTEHLIDKQYVLNLLEAHCADKGDYSRKIWTVLAFMVWHQIYVEHKYDTNKFHEETKRAYSLV